In Spiroplasma litorale, a single genomic region encodes these proteins:
- a CDS encoding pyrroline-5-carboxylate reductase dimerization domain-containing protein, which translates to MIDKVKKHFDENINIIRIMPNMNAKIYKSTTAYSIYGFNNELIKIGLNLLRCFGYIYEIYEEKFSSFVALTGSAPAFIYEFIKGFKDFALENDYDENISNDLIKETIIA; encoded by the coding sequence TTGATTGATAAAGTTAAAAAACATTTTGACGAAAATATAAACATTATTAGAATAATGCCTAATATGAATGCAAAAATTTATAAATCAACTACTGCATATTCAATTTATGGTTTTAATAATGAACTTATAAAAATAGGACTTAACTTGCTAAGATGTTTTGGGTATATATATGAAATTTATGAAGAAAAGTTTTCAAGTTTTGTTGCTTTAACTGGATCTGCACCTGCATTTATTTATGAATTTATTAAAGGTTTTAAAGATTTTGCATTAGAAAATGATTATGATGAAAATATTTCAAATGATTTAATAAAAGAAACAATTATAGCTTAA
- a CDS encoding pyrroline-5-carboxylate reductase dimerization domain-containing protein, producing MQNKNNLEELIKEIIVPGGPTEACHNVLKDNGFAKILFNCLKSTKNKA from the coding sequence CTGCAAAACAAAAATAATTTAGAAGAACTAATAAAAGAAATTATAGTTCCTGGTGGTCCAACTGAAGCATGCCATAATGTACTAAAGGATAATGGATTTGCAAAAATATTATTTAATTGTTTAAAATCAACAAAAAATAAGGCGTAA
- a CDS encoding NAD(P)-binding domain-containing protein: MNNVLIIGTGHMGEQILKAMTQNLSKTEYKITIINRNESKSINLAKNYGCNCLKNINESNINDFNIFILALDQMMQKIFLKTFQ; this comes from the coding sequence ATGAATAATGTACTTATTATAGGAACTGGTCACATGGGTGAACAAATATTAAAGGCAATGACTCAAAATTTAAGTAAAACAGAATATAAAATAACAATAATTAATAGAAATGAATCAAAATCAATAAATCTTGCAAAAAATTATGGTTGTAATTGTTTAAAAAATATAAATGAATCAAATATAAATGATTTTAATATTTTTATTTTGGCTTTAGACCAAATGATGCAGAAGATTTTTTTAAAAACTTTTCAGTAA